A stretch of the Ptychodera flava strain L36383 chromosome 18, AS_Pfla_20210202, whole genome shotgun sequence genome encodes the following:
- the LOC139117597 gene encoding perlucin-like protein, whose protein sequence is MVNPTIMKGSNAGYWNDERCFYSHKSVCKKAKEVLPASTQSSGDCGVGWYTQSHSCYRFVSDPIQWADAEQQCNVLGGNLVAINDNVEQAFISSKLAAFGSGSWYWIGLSDTESRNQFTWSSGEPVTYTHWGDGQPDNENDDCIGANTGADAGLWTALHCNWTMSYICEKTRPGFTKPPIDIPYPQIRLMMAVLQDGSVTAATASW, encoded by the exons ATGGTGAACCCAACAATTATGAAG GGAAGCAATGCCGGCTACTGGAATGACGAACGCTGCTTCTATTCACACAAGTCTGTCTGTAAGAAAGCCAAGGAGGTGTTGCCGGCGTCGACACAATCAAGCGGAGACTGTGGAGTT GGCTGGTACACACAATCCCATTCCTGCTATAGGTTCGTATCTGACCCCATCCAATGGGCCGATGCTGAGCAACAGTGTAACGTGTTGGGTGGAAACTTGGTTGCAATCAATGACAA TGTTGAACAAGCCTTCATCAGTAGTAAACTGGCAGCGTTTGGCAGTGGTTCCTGGTATTGGATAGGGTTGAGCGATACAGAGTCTCGCAATCAGTTCACGTGGTCATCTGGTGAACCAGTGACATACACACACTGGGGAGATGGACAACCAG ACAACGAGAATGACGACTGCATTGGGGCAAACACAGGAGCTGACGCTGGCTTATGGACTGCACTGCATTGCAACTGGACCATGTCATACATCTGTGAGAAGACACGACCGGGATTCACCAAACCTCCGATTGATATCCCCTACCCACAAATCCGTCTGATGATGGCTGTGCTTCAGGATGGCTCGGTTACGGCAGCAACTGCTTCTTGGTAA
- the LOC139116900 gene encoding macrophage mannose receptor 1-like: MVDADDRLPWADALDDCKKRGADLASFHSDDELRYVKTNSRVINFIEEFWIGLNDRDAENGFVWTDGTPVNFVMWDEGEPNDNGGDEDCVEMTFAAPKGWNDRNCARNKNWVCKMPKFVSPFTSFAPATHTKSINCGSDADWVYSMGACYYFSDPDSDGRLSWPDSRDWCLSKAGDLVSVHSAMEQQFIYTQMRDKQMITSWIGLREYSSSGTHMWSDGTPVDYVNWDEGQPDDAYGQEKCVELRTTDGEWNDLNCGDIHTFVCKKLTTDTKPKTAEPTSLPSGYCPVGFMEYKSKCYSFNGGEGTELLDWTSAVNKCGTYGGNLVSIHSQEIQSFLTSNLRDYTYSMWIGLSDTLTKKKYRWQDGSEVDYTNWAQGEPNGERDNQEHCVEMHFGGYGGKWNDANCDNKLGYSCETLKSPSNPPPTVAPNKCRAGYTHYWNGCYKLLTGSYTWQAARESCTQDQADLVSIEDIYEQAYIETYMYSANKPLWIGFNDVDQAGTYSWSDGSPVFYTKWGNGEPSVITGEGCVQLGTDGGWDDTTCSLMTNAVCKYYLGNKPTTPAPVAGSCNFGNQTTWKEYHKYCYNMDGAKDAKSWAEASYECDKIGGYVVTIDDADEQNYIENIIYENSLNIWLGLVRTDLGGFEWVDGSPLDYTKWNEGEPNNYDNIEDCVELYYYTKNWNDVSCYNSAGYICKRQKAYERTMPPDGSNPGSQSGGLSGGAVFGIILGVVLAIVAAGAVIYVVFIRGGLDLFSSKKMADTNPSVGFDNTLYSTSPSVGIDDKVKLDFNDSA; this comes from the exons ATGGTGGATGCTGATGATCGACTCCCCTGGGCAGATGCATTGGATGACTGTAAAAAGAGGGGAGCTGATTTGGCTAGTTTCCATAGTGATGATGAGCTCAGATACGTCAAGACAAACTCTAGAGTTAT CAATTTTATCGAGGAATTTTGGATTGGTTTGAATGACCGCGATGCTGAAAATG GTTTTGTGTGGACCGATGGAACCCCCGTCAATTTTGTCATGTGGGACGAAGGAGAACCCAACGACAATGGCGGAGATGAAGACTGCGTTGAGATGACCTTTGCCGCGCCAAAAGGTTGGAACGACCGTAATTGTGCCAGAAACAAGAACTGGGTCTGCAAGATGCCAAAATTTGTGAGCCCCTTCACAAGCTTTGCTCCGGCTACTCATACAAAAT CTATAAATTGTGGTAGCGATGCCGACTGGGTATACAGTATGGGAGCGTGTTACTACTTCAGCGATCCTGACAGCGATGGCCGATTGAGTTGGCCGGACTCACGGGATTGGTGCTTGTCTAAAGCTGGTGACTTAGTTTCTGTGCATTCTGCAATGGAGCAACAGTTCATCTATACCCAG ATGCGAGATAAACAAATGATTACATCATGGATTGGTTTGAGGGAATACTCCTCTTCAGGAACTCACAT GTGGTCAGATGGCACTCCGGTGGATTATGTCAACTGGGACGAAGGCCAACCAGACGATGCCTATGGACAGGAGAAATGTGTGGAGTTGAGAACAACAG ACGGTGAGTGGAATGACCTCAACTGCGGTGATATTCACACATTTGTTTGCAAGAAACTGACCACAGACACTAAACCCAAGACAGCCGAGCCAACCAGCTTGCCCTCGGGCTACTGCCCAGTGGGCTTCATGGAATACAAGAGCAAATGCTACTCATTCAATGGAGGGGAAGGCACTGAATTATTGGACTGGACCAGTGCAGTCAACAAGTGTGGTACATATGGTGGAAATTTGGTCAGCATACACAgccaggaaatacaat CATTCCTGACAAGCAACTTGCGGGACTACACATATTCCATGTGGATCGGTCTCAGCGACACCTTGACCAAAAAGAAATACCGCTGGCAGGATGGTTCAGAGGTTGACTACACCAACTGGGCTCAGGGTGAACCTAATGGCGAGAGAGATAATCAG GAACACTGTGTTGAAATGCATTTTGGCGGTTACGGTGGCAAGTGGAATGATGCTAACTGTGATAACAAACTGGGATACTCATGTGAGACATTGAAAA GTCCGTCAAACCCACCACCGACGGTTGCACCAAATAAATGCCGAGCCGGCTATACCCACTATTGGAATGGCTGCTACAAGCTGCTGACTGGATCCTACACATGGCAGGCTGCCAGGGAGTCCTGCACCCAAGATCAGGCCGACCTTGTGAGCATTGAAGATATCTACGAACAGGCCTAcattgaaacatacatgtatagtgcGAACAAGCCCCTGTGGATCGGTTTCAACGATGTTGAC CAAGCAGGGACGTACAGCTGGAGCGATGGCTCGCCAGTCTTTTACACCAAATGGGGAAACGGTGAACCAAGTGTCATTACTGGAGAGGGCTGTGTACAGCTGGGTACCGATGGCGGCTGGGACGACACCACCTGTTCATTGATGACTAATGCGGTGTGCAAGTACTACCTCG GAAACAAACCCACCACGCCAGCTCCAGTCGCAGGAAGTTGCAATTTTGGAAACCAAACCACGTGGAAAGAGTATCATAAATATTGCTACAACATGGACGGTGCAAAAGACGCCAAGAGCTGGGCAGAGGCATCCTATGAGTGCGATAAAATTGGCGGATACGTGGTCACAATTGATGATGCAGACGAACAGAACTACattgaaaatatcatttatgAAAACAGCCTAAACATCTGGTTGGGGTTGGTCAGGACAGATTTAG GTGGCTTTGAATGGGTCGATGGCTCACCCCTTGACTACACAAAGTGGAACGAAGGCGAACCCAACAACTACGACAATATTGAAGACTGTGTGGAGCTGTACTACTACACCAAAAACTGGAACGACGTGAGCTGCTACAACTCAGCTGGCTATATCTGCAAAAGACAGAAAG CATATGAGAGAACAATGCCACCAGATGGTTCAAACCCAGGAAGTCAGTCAG GTGGTCTGTCTGGCGGTGCTGTCTTTGGTATCATCCTTGGGGTTGTCTTGGCGATAGTGGCTGCGGGAGCTGTCATCTATGTTGTTTTCATCCGTGGCGGTCTTGATCTCTTCTCTTCGAAAAAGATGGCGGATACGAATCCATCGGTGGGATTTGATAACACGTTGTACAGTACTTCTCCTTCAGTTGGAATCGACGACAAGGTCAAGTTGGATTTCAATGACAGTGCTTAG